In Phyllostomus discolor isolate MPI-MPIP mPhyDis1 chromosome 2, mPhyDis1.pri.v3, whole genome shotgun sequence, the following are encoded in one genomic region:
- the RESF1 gene encoding retroelement silencing factor 1 isoform X2 yields the protein MGIWYLPHRIVVITTHLEQFLARDILSFKKTRLLIHFYYIKSTMNWNAKPESVTVPPLYPKNHSSFLETTLMNTSSQGSLNSPGNNQPACMFLSNSNPVSQPLYNIRNYKTPQQISVSDMHSGTIVASQSSVERITYANVKGPTQLNHSLQMSSGVAQNTWIDSPMRNSMFPHTGATVSQQTGFRTNIPNVNALQNQFVTSDTYSMQVQMIPSNSVRVPVTYQGNQRLNSSLSERQGNWAQQYTASGLPYPDYRPLPRQYSYPSRSFLQNPTLQKQNPMPSASLQIRNSLPPNSALNLYSKQPATVQSYQYAVTQIDKRPPPPPYDYRYTTQPLQNTQHVIKHSSIDVPQSQEAHLPEIRKTFCRGFQQQNINENISMIGNFCKLKVNTNVNQSFNDPIRFSVDGVQMLAQNNQGERVDSCNLSSNQVLDTSATKERLVRDIKTLVEMKKKFSELARKVKIDKNVLMAAGCIKATNNSCSESAQNSELSVKQTAKIQSGQQVTQFTPMTAEDKQPTIAETAKETNRTRSTLDTNCRNFNQVNSILMNSVSSEKVPDQLHDLKVTTSLKTSTVETLSNTQFSSGNLVNVEENVQTNSETTSVPQSMTFEEYASKYINKNRLLLNLLAHEDKIEKKLLKDGCETIQDSKLYSFEVNSNTQITGNHLNLKTVEAPSTCNVNAKISDSSFCFEHKSSISGIPSKSDSHCSMELLATCLSLWKKQPLEPTENKQGHESATSRTPVGNSKPIEISDKNPFSVVGNSQNKIVNCSQVTALPMVVQNYESSGATITKGTELQIAVVSPLILSDVKTLPVKGITSEVLSETVYPVIKEGSVCSLQNQLAENTRVTSTLKVNEPVVGTSTNTKNCPLIQKEKQSKSADGNSEGTPNISQGKHIISEPDTHYPVSDLQALSKSRNSDVSNDLLQIDNICSLVEGDTSYNSQIAKIFNSPVKKVEPQKSLFNLQVISSIQQKEPLENITEKDFHFQKDNFVQCMDVSHKILDQSESLQPPESSLLKNAETNSETEEFDLEHVTKKETTSIDMCPSAAIQQESNTQEIVSCNYTAQGLAGNEVLNDKTSKLYPYDQLSELLKEFPYGIEAMITSEGHVAQQITDQISKDQSCDKTSCDSKDSADQIKITVLNSEQMKELFPEQHDQPYEGDPLTESQKEDLVTKEGSQCSAPIPTGGESCNSVMDSEKDDVRCCALGWLAMEYEGVPQCQCNSMKNSTSKVEEGKDQCSLVTNSCKQKELTSDRDVPIEFKSPPSIPPTFPDGKNQFPEIEQGSDIKEAFKTKSSSPRTQQELPSQPFCKSGKKLDSLQCHKRKKNLKFHEVTFHSSNKVKFSQESLQRKLTAQNSYPLKAKIGFSTNKNKDVHKKNGSLVWPILPEKRKLKTGDSELKVSAKRKLGEGSILDSDIKRMKYNKQEQNKNGGSIFKISNFLSNRDERVKEKIILNVKSSSYKYSLSKSNRILSQECLQRQKHKETMGIKTSKKTCGKNIPCDSQYMRASKVSMQVGSCGKSNERQSSSVQTSKESNIFISHDKSIKTHHPEGSKTNLLENVKETVVGKQPDKIWIDKTKLDTNSNNVNNGVELSQMSAQAKEQRKQYLNRVAFKCTERESICLTKLDSLPKKLNKDKEKRLENKPRSPLPKKDTTEKQSLLEFKLCPDGLINKSTTSTEEQKDLEPYPRKEQASMQDDNDLGNSRNAKRTLSADGFETLQSQVKDSKAMFQTYKKMYLEKRSRSLGSSPLK from the exons ATATCCTCTCATTCAAAAAAACCCGACTTTTAATACACTTCTACTACATCAAATCAACAATGAATTGGAATGCAAAACCAGAGAGTGTCACGGTACCACCATTGTATCCCAAAAACCATTCATCTTTTTTAGAGACGACTTTAATGAACACATCATCTCAAGGTTCTTTAAACTCTCCTGGAAATAACCAACCAGCATGCATGTTTCTTAGTAATTCAAACCCAGTTTCACAGCCACTGTACAACAtcagaaattataaaactcctCAACAAATCTCAGTATCCGATATGCATAGTGGGACAATTGTGGCATCACAGAGTTCAGTAGAAAGAATAACATATGCAAATGTGAAAGGACCTACACAGCTAAATCACAGTTTGCAAATGTCTTCAGGAGTTGCACAAAATACATGGATAGACTCACCAATGAGGAATTCTATGTTTCCTCATACAGGAGCAACTGTGTCACAACAAACTGGGTTTAGAACCAATATACCCAATGTAAATGCACTACAGAATCAATTTGTAACATCAGACACCTATTCTATGCAAGTACAGATGATCCCTTCTAATTCTGTAAGAGTTCCTGTAACTTATCAAGGAAACCAGAGACTTAACTCATCTTTATCAGAGCGACAGGGTAACTGGGCACAACAGTATACAGCCAGTGGACTACCTTATCCAGATTACAGACCACTTCCAAGGCAGTACAGTTATCCATCACGAAGCTTTTTGCAAAACCCTACTCTTCAGAAACAAAATCCTATGCCATCTGCATCATTACAAATAAGGAATAGTCTTCCTCCCAATTCTGCACTGAATTTATACTCAAAGCAGCCTGCAACTGTACAGTCCTATCAATATGCAGTTACTCAGATTGACAAAAGACCTCCACCTCCTCCTTATGACTATAGATATACAACTCAGCCTTTGCAAAATACTCAGCATGTTATTAAACACTCTTCTATAGATGTTCCTCAGAGTCAAGAAGCACACTTACCTGAAATAAGGAAAACTTTTTGCAGAGGCTTTCAACagcaaaacatcaatgaaaaCATCAGCATGATTGGAAATTTCTGTAAATTGAAAGTAAATACTAATGTCAATCAGTCTTTTAATGACCCCATTAGATTTTCTGTGGATGGCGTTCAGATGCTTGCTCAAAATAATCAAGGAGAAAGAGTAGATTCTTGCAATCTATCTTCAAATCAGGTACTGGACACAAGTGCCACTAAAGAAAGGTTAGTGAGGGATATTAAAACATtagtagaaatgaaaaagaaattttctgaACTGGCAAGGAAAgttaaaattgataaaaatgttttgatggCAGCAGGTTGTATTAAAGCAACTAATAACTCTTGTAGTGAATCAGCTCAGAATTCTGAACTTTCTGTGAAACAAACTGCTAAAATCCAGTCTGGACAACAGGTAACTCAATTCACTCCAATGACTGCAGAGGATAAACAACCAACAATAGCGGAAActgcaaaagaaacaaatagaacaCGCAGTACCTTGGACACCAATTGCAGAAATTTTAACCAGGTCAATTCCATTTTAATGAATTCTGTGAGTTCGGAAAAGGTCCCAGACCAGTTACATGATTTGAAAGTTACGACTTCTTTAAAGACATCAACTGTTGAGACATTAAGTAATACCCAGTTCTCATCAGGAAATTTAGTCAATGTTGAAGAAAATGTACAAACAAATTCTGAAACAACTTCTGTTCCTCAGTCTATGACCTTTGAGGAATATGcttcaaaatatatcaataaaaataggCTACTTCTCAATCTGCTTGCACATGAGgataaaattgagaaaaagttattaaaagaTGGTTGTGAAACTATTCAGGATTCAAAACTATACAGTTTTGAAGTGAATTCCAATACCCAAATCACTGGTAACCACCTGAACTTGAAAACCGTGGAAGCTCCAAGTACTTGCAATGTAAATGCCAAGATTTCAGACAGTTCTTTTTGCTTTGAGCATAAATCCTCAATAAGTGGAATACCTTCGAAAAGTGACAGTCACTGTTCTATGGAATTGCTAGCAACCTGTCTTTCTCTGTGGAAAAAGCAACCTTTAGAAcctacagaaaataaacaaggacaTGAGTcagcaacaagcagaacaccagTTGGAAATTCAAAGCCTATAGAAATCTCTGATAAGAATCCATTTTCAGTTGTGGGAAATTCTCAGAATAAGATAGTAAACTGCTCACAAGTAACAGCTCTGCCAATGGTAGTGCAGAATTATGAGTCTTCAGGTGCAACTATTACAAAGGGAACAGAACTTCAGATTGCTGTAGTGTCTCCTTTAATTCTTTCAGATGTCAAAACATTGCCTGTCAAAGGAATAACCTCTGAAGTTTTATCTGAAACAGTGTACCCAGTTATTAAAGAAGGCAGTGTTTGTAGCTTACAGAATCAATTGGCAGAAAATACAAGAGTTACGTCTACTTTGAAAGTGAATGAACCAGTTGTAGGTACATCAACAAACACTAAAAACTGTCCACTAATtcagaaggaaaagcaaagtaAGTCAGCTGATGGTAATTCAGAAGGTACACCTAATATCAGTCAAGGAAAACATATCATATCAGAACCAGATACTCACTATCCTGTGAGTGATCTGCAAGCCTTGTCTAAATCAAGGAACAGTGATGTGAGTAATGATTTATTACAGATTGACAATATATGTTCTCTTGTAGAAGGCGATACATCTTATAATTCCCAAATAGCAAAGATATTCAACTCACCTGTGAAAAAGGTTGAGCCACAGAAATCTCTGTTCAATCTCCAAGTGATCAGTAGTATACAACAAAAAGAACCATTAGAAAACATAACTGAAAAGGACTTCCATTTTCAAAAAGATAATTTTGTACAGTGCATGGATGTTTCACATAAAATACTTGATCAGTCAGAGTCACTGCAGCCTCCAGAATCATCACTTTTGAAGAATGCTGAAACAAATAGTGAAACAGAGGAATTCGATTTGGAGCATGTCACTAAAAAAGAAACCACCTCTATAGATATGTGTCCATCAGCTGCTATTCAGCAGGAGAGTAACACTCAGGAAATCGTGTCCTGTAATTACACTGCTCAGGGTCTTGCAGGAAATGAGGTTCTCAATGATAAGACATCCAAGTTATATCCATATGATCAGCTATCAGAACTTCTGAAAGAATTTCCCTATGGAATTGAAGCAATGATTACAAGTGAAGGTCATGTGGCACAACAGATAACAGACCAAATCTCAAAAGATCAGTCTTGTGATAAAACCAGCTGTGACTCCAAAGACTCAGCAGaccaaattaaaattacagtatTAAACTCAGAGCAAATGAAAGAATTATTTCCTGAACAGCATGATCAACCCTATGAGGGAGACCCATTGACAGAATCTCAAAAAGAAGATCTGGTCACAAAAGAAGGCAGCCAGTGTTCTGCACCAATACCTACAGGTGGAGAAAGTTGTAATTCTGTAATGGATTCAGAGAAAGATGATGTCCGTTGTTGTGCATTGGGGTGGCTCGCTATGGAATATGAAGGAGTACCCCAGTGCCAGTGTAATTCCATGAAGAACTCAACTTCAAAGGTGGAAGAAGGGAAAGATCAGTGTTCTTTGGTGACCAACAGTTGTAAGCAAAAAGAACTTACTTCTGATAGAGACGTTCCTATAGAATTTAAAAGTCCTCCAAGTATTCCTCCAACTTTTCCAGATGGGAAAAATCAGTTTCCTGAAATAGAACAAGGCAGTGATATAAAAGAGGCCTTCAAAACAAAAAGCAGCTCACCAAGGACACAACAAGAATTACCCAGTCAACCTTTCTGTAAAAGTGGTAAAAAACTGGATTCCTTGCAatgtcacaaaaggaaaaaaaacctgaaatttcATGAGGTAACTTTTCACTCtagtaataaagtaaaattttctcaAGAGAGTTTGCAGAGGAAGCTCACAGCACAAAACTCATATCCACTAAAAGCAAAGATAGGTTTCtcgacaaataaaaataaagatgtgcataaGAAGAATGGTTCTCTGGTATGGCCAATATtgccagaaaagagaaaattgaaaacaGGTGACTCTGAACTCAAAGTTTCAGCAAAAAGGAAGTTAGGTGAAGGGAGCATTCTGGATTCAGATATTAAAAGGATGAAGTATAATaaacaagaacagaataaaaatggaggtagtatatttaaaataagtaattttctGTCAAACCGAGATGAAAGAGTCAAAGAAaagataatattaaatgttaagtCCTCAAGCTATAAGTATAGTTTGTCTAAAAGTAACAGAATTTTATCACAGGAGTGTTTACAAAGGCAGAAGCATAAGGAAACAATGGGTATAAAAACATCAAAGAAAACCTGTGGGAAAAATATACCATGTGATTCTCAATACATGAGGGCCAGTAAAGTTTCTATGCAAGTTGGAAGTTGTGGGAAATCAAATGAAAGACAAAGTAGCAGTGTACAGACCTCTAaagaatcaaatatttttataagccaTGACAAAAGCATCAAAACCCACCATCCTGAGGGGTCTAAAACAAACCTTTTGGAGAATGTTAAAGAAACAGTTGTTGGAAAGCAACCTGATAAAATTTGGATTGATAAAACCAAATTAGACACAAATTCAAACAATGTTAATAATGGAGTTGAACTCAGCCAGATGTCAGCTCAAGCAAAGGAGCAAAGGAAACAATATCTGAACCGAGTTGCATTTAAATGCACTGAACGCGAGAGCATTTGTCTCACAAAATTAGATAGTTTACCCAAGAAGTtgaataaagataaagagaagagaCTAGAAAATAAACCTAGGAGCCCTTTACCTAAGAAAGATACCACTGAAAAACAAAGCTTGCTGGAGTTTAAATTATGTCCAGATGGGCTGATTAATAAGAGTACAACTTCCACTGAAGAACAGAAGGATCTGGAGCCTTATCCTAGGAAGGAGCAAGCCTCCATGCAAG ATGATAATGATTTGGGTAATTCAAGAAACGCCAAGAGAACCTTAAGTGCAGATGGATTTGAGACACTACAAAGCCAAGTAAAGGATTCAAAAGCAATGTTTCAAACCTACAAAAAGATGTACCTGGAGAAGAGGAGCAGAAGCCTTGGTAGCAGTCCTTTAAAGTAA